TGGAGGAAGCCCTTTCAAGATTCccactttgttttattattattatttttttaggattcccactttagagatgaggaaactgaggtttctAGAGATTATAACTGGCCCATGGTTGTGAGTGGTAGGGCTGGGCGGGGTCTTGGGGTCCTCACTCCAGGTTCTTCACTCTTCCCGCTGTCTGGGACTGGAGGGGGACATGTGTGGAGGGGGCCCAGGGAAGAGGTCCCGACACTCACCTTGCCTGGGCACGAAGTCGATCTTGACCTctgtgaaagaaagaagagcaagtgGCACGGGGCGGGAGCGAAGGCAGAGCCCAGCCACAGGGCCCCCACCGCGGCCAGGTGCCAGCTCACCCATGAAATGGAGCTTGGCCGACAGGTTGCAGGCAAAGCCCTCAGGCACAAAGCTGTAGTCAGCCTCGTCCGCAGGTGTGACGTCATCAATGGTCAGTTTGTGGACCCTGCCGAGAAATGGGGGCAGGCTCACCATAGTCAGGGCTCCACCCCTAGCTCAGTGGTGGTCTGgtattttaaatgctttctttctctatttttgacTTTCTAGTCCCTCACGTGTTTTCAGAGGTGGACAATATACAAGTGCCCCTTGGCTGGGCCCTTGCAGACTGAGCAGGAGCTGGTCTCACTAATCTCTGTGAACTTGGGCCCAGCGCGGGCCAACCCAGATGCTCGAGGCATGAgtaagagagtgggagagagtgaGGGTCCCTGGCCAGGGATGGCATCCAGGTGGCCTCCTGCCTGGTCATGAGCTGGGGGCCAGAGGCCGGGGGGCTCCCAACCTGTCTCTCTCACCACTTCCCTGTCTGTCCGTTGCCTCGGCAAGACTCCCTTCtgtatgcttctctctctctgtctccctatcTCTTTACCGCAGTCTCTGTCCTGGGTCTGcatgtctgtctttctgtccatctctgtctctctgtttctagctctctctctgtctctgtttttccctgtctctctacgtgtctctctctcagtcactGTCTCtatctgctcttctctctgtctgtctctgtttctccctgtctctctgtctctgtctcagtgtccccccccccgccatttgcCCCCTCCGCAATGGGGCTGAGCCCCCACACTCACCGCCCGATGTGGGACACCTTGATGCGGCTGTCGGGGACCAGCTCCTTCCCATTCTTCAGCCACACGCCCCGCACGTTCTCGTCAGACACCTCACACTTGAACACTGCCTGGTCCTTTGCGCCCACCGTCAGGTCCGCGATGCTCTGGTACACCTCTAGCTTTTTctctggggggcagggcagagctgTGAGCTGGGGGCGGTGGGTGTGGGCGTGAATCCCCGCGGCGATCACGCGGACATGGGGGAACACACATGTGCAGGCTTGGGTGTGATGCGAGCGTGTCTCCGGTCGTACAGTGCCCACGGGGAGtctcggggggagggggggacgcTAACCAGGCCCACGGGACCCTCCAGAGGAGAACGGTGAGGCTCCATGTGTGCCGggtgactggcccaaggtcacaaggGCCACCATCCTGGGTTTGCCCGGGTCCCGTCTGCAGCCGGGGCGGGCACTGGGGCTGAGCGGCCTCACCCTGCACGATGAGCTCGGCCAGCGCCCGGCCCCCGCTGGTGCGCAGCGCGTAGTGCCCGGCGTCCTCCAGCGTCGCCTCGTTGATGATCAGGTGGTGTCTCCGGCCGTCCTTCTTGAACCGGTATTTGAAGGTCTCCTCCCGGGTCAGCTCCACCCCATCCTTCAGCCTGGCCGGTGGGTGGGCAGGAAGTGCTGTGGCCTCCTCCAGGGAGGCCCCCAGTGTGCCCCCCACCACCGGCCCTGCCCATGTCCCCATTGACCCGGGCCCCGTCCTGGGACACAAGTCACCTTTGGCACTCACCATTTGACCTGGGCCCCCTCCTCGGACACTTCGCACTCGAACTCCACCCGCTGTCCCACCATCACTAGCTGGTCTTCCAGGGGCCGAGTGATCAGCACGGGGGGCTCTGTCCCGTGGGGAGAACATGACAGTCTGTCCTCTGCAGCCCTGCCGCCCCCATCCCGGCTGcaggctcccagggtcctgggtgcaGGCCCACCTTTGACAAAGAGCTCGGTGCTGCACTTCTCCCCGCCCACCGCGCACTGGTAGGCCGCGTCGTCCGCCAGCGAGCACTGGCTGATGGTCAGCGTGCGCTTGGCCCCCACAGACTCGAAGATGTACCTGGGCCCGGGGCCGCGGGGGATGGAGGTTCAGCTACACTCgcctcctgggccctgggtgCCCCGTCCAACCCCCTGTTGGGGTcccgtgccccccccccaaaccttCCCTCCAGGAGCCGGCCTTACTTGCTGTGGAGCAGAAGGGGTCACGGGAGCATCCCGGGGAGCAGAAGCCGGataaagggggggagggggaggaaaaaaaagacaagaacagaGATCGGAAACAGAAAGATTGGAAGTTAGAGCCAGAaagaaggacatggggagagacagacagagcaggAACCAgcagagatagagaacacaggcagcgagaggcagggagagcaggctgGGAGCCTCCACGGTCCCTGAGCTCCtgcacctgcccccacccccaccccatccaccGCACCTGCCGCTCATCTGGATCTCTTGTCCATTCTTCAGCCACTTGACCTCGGCGTCGGGGTCGGCCAGCTCCACGGTCAGCCGGATCTTGTGGCCCTTGCTCACCTGGTAGGCCGGCTCCAGCTTCTTCTGAAAGGCTGAGCACCGCCGTCACTGTCCCCGCTGCTCCGCTGCCCTGCACCCCCGAAGGCTCACACCCACCTTGGAGGCCGGTGGCTGTGCCAGAGAGCTGCGTCCTCCCAACACTCCCTCCTACCTCCCCTGTTCTCTCCGCTGTGGTCTCTTGCTAAGCtgggctctcccccaccccaccctgccccgtgTGTGCCGCTCAGCCTCTCCTCTGCGCCGCGGGGGGCGGGCTCACCTGTGCTCTTCTTCTCATCCCGCTTCATGCCCTTCAGCCTCTTGAGCATGCCCCGCAGGTCAGTGACCCCGTGCTGGAAGGCGATGCGCTCGTACTCCGACGGGGACGCCTGCCGCAGGATCTCCCACACGTCTTCCTCAGCTGGGGCCTCCAGCCTTGAGTCCCTGCATCCCAGTCCCGCCAAGAGACCTCAAGGGATacccggggaggggggggtccaccccaccctcccctgaGGCAGGGCCTCCCTGGGGGGCTGACCAAGGAGCCCTAGTGGCCCCAGgccatctgccccttcccctctggtggTGCCACTTGAGCTGGCATTGGACTTGAGTTTCAGTGTGGGGGCGTCCCTGAGGAAGGCGGGTGACAGGGGTGCAGGCATCATCAGGCACTCACCTCCGGAAACTGCTGCTCCAGGCAGGGCAGAAAAGCAGGGGACAGTTAGAGGCGTGGCCACCTGCCCGCAGGGACCTGGGGCCCCAGCCCAGGGGCCcaagcctcctccctccctgccacaccCTGTCCCTCCATTTACACTGCCCCGAACACGTGGCCTTGCTTGTTCCTCCTGAGCTCTGGCAGGCGGGTGTCAGGAGAACCCGAGGTGCAGAGACGCCCTGGTCAGTGGGGGTCCTCACCAGGTCCGTGTGAGTCCCAGCCCTGGCTCTCGCCGGGGCCTGACAGAGTCCCACCAACCCCCTGCCGCCCGAAGCGCCCACCCGCGGAGCTTACTCTCTGGGCCGCAGCAGAACCAGCCATAACGCAGGGTccgggagagagagggagaggacgcACAGtcagctggggggctgggggagccgTTCCCAGTTTCTCTGCGTTCCCCGGAGCCTACTGAGCTGAGCTATCATAGACTCAAGTTGTCGGGGGCTGTGGGCGACCCCGTGAGGATGTGAGTTCACGGGGTACAATGTCCACAGagccctctgctcttcccaacACCAGGATGGTCCCGTCCGACCGACAAGGAAACCAGCTCAGAGTTCAGAGACCAGCTCAGGGCCGCACAGCTGGAAAACCGCACGGCTGGGGTTTGAACCGGGGCCTCGCTGTCTGCCCTAGGCCCTGCTGCCCAGGGGCTCACCTCTTCTTCAGCAGTGAGCTGAAGTCCAGAGTTCCAGCGTCCTCGTGGCTGTCACTGTGGAGAGGGACACCCAGTAAGGCTGCAGTGGAGCCAACTGGAATGGGCTTGGGGATGGTGGGCGTGGGGTGAGGTACTGAGGGGGGAAGGGGCACTGGCTGGATGGGAGCTCCCGGGTCTGTGTCCTGGACAAGTATGGGCTGGGACAGGGTACCTGATCCGCCGACCACTTCCTGCCAGGCTCCTGTGGGGGTTAGAACAAGTTCCTCACTGCCCAGGGGAGTTTGCTGTCCCCCATGCCTATCAACTTCATCCTCCCCAACATCTTTCCCAGCCCTGACCCCGAGGGGCCTCAGACCCCAGCGCTGGCCTCCCCTGGACCCTGAGGAGAGGGAACCACTCACGTGCGACGGAAGGCCGATCGGAGGTCCAGTTCTCCAGGACCAACGGCctctgggggcagagagggaggtgagTCCAGGAAGGGGCTTCAGGGGAGCAGGCATGGGGACAGACATGGGGAACAGGACCCATGGGGACCCTTATCCCAGGACAGATGCCAGGCTCCCCTCACCATGGACAGTGAGATTGAAGTTGCAGCTGTCAAATTTGTCCTTGGTGGACACCTCACAGCGGTAGCCGCCTGCAAAGGTGGCCTGGGCATCTGTAATGTGCAGCTCAAACAGGTAGACCTGTGGAAGCGAGTTGTCAGAAGAGACCAGGGAGGCCCTTCACTCCTGAAGGAGGCGTGGCCACCAACGTTCTCAGCCCCCAGGGTTTAGTTCACCCAGAGGGTTTTGTGTAAATAGGAAACCCCTTTTCAAGACATGACTGCCATCTGCTGGCACAGGGTgatgataaaatataaatctgtGATGCCTACAAGGCAAATGACATTCACTTAAGATAAGGCACTTTTGTGCAGTGCACAATCCACACAAATGAACATGTTGGCCCTGCCCTGCCAGAAGCCCACTTGCCTGTGCCAAGACTGTggaagagtgggagaaggagcagaagcagggagtcAAAGCACAGGTTCAAGGCCTGGCTCTGAGTGACCTCAGACCAGCAAAAACAACCTCTCAAGCTCTGGTATCTTCTTATATATAATGAAGGGCCTCTTGGGCTCTGACACACATCTATCCATGGGCTTTTCATCCTCACTGGCTGATGCTCCCCCCTAGCCTTCCTGAGCTCCTTGCCCCCTAGCTTTATACACACCCCCCTGAGATGATCATGCCCTGTGAGCCCCCCAGGTCCCACAGGTCCCCTGGGCCTCCTTGTTCTCCCCATGTACCCCCGGCCCTCCAACCTACTTCCCAGCCTCCCCAGGTTTCTTCTTTGCACGTCCCGTGTGCCCTCAGTGTCAGGGTGAGCCCCAGCACCGCCTGTGTCTCTGGGGCCTCCCAGCGGCTCCCTGCCCTCTTTCCACCCCGTGCCTCCAGCCCCGTGCCCCACAGGCCCACCTTGCTGGCGCGGTCGTAGCTGCTATGAAGCTGCAGGTGCTGACCCGCTTTGCTGCTCAGGTCCACCCACTTGCCTTTGAACCACTTCACCGTGGGCGGCTTCAGGAGGCTGGCTCCGGCCACACGTGCCGAGAAGGTGATGCTGCCACCTACACAGAGGGGAGacaggctgggctggggggaCGCCCTgctgtccccttccccagcccacccCGGGTGCCTCAGCCCACACTCACCTACGGTCACCTCGCCATCCTGTGGCCTCATCACAAAGAGGCCGATGGGGTCATCAGGGGCACCGGAGGCATCAGGGACCGCTGAGCTTGACCCTGTGGGTGGAGGCCTTTGAGATCTGTGCTGGGACACCCCATCCAACGGCCCTGGCCTCCCCTGCATCGCCCCTCTCACCTTCGGGACTCGGAGAGCTTCCTCTCTCCTCAGTGGCTGAGGCCAGGGCTTCTCCGGGGGCCCCAGGAGCctcagcaggggcaggggcagggctcgGTGCAGGCGCTGCTTTctctggaaggggcaggggcagtggtCGTGGGGCCGCTTCTCACCAGAGAGCCCTCCTCCCGTCCCTAGTCCCCGTCCCTCTCTGCGGGCTGACGGAATCAGCAGTATGCATCttgccttctcctcccccttgCAGGCCCTGCGCCCACGTCCTGGCGGATCTGCCCCAGCAGCTCTGAGCTCTGTCCCTCTTCTCCAtccccaggcagggctggggctccctccacacccccagcaaCCAGGGCTTCCCTGCCGGCACACACAGCCGCCAAGTCCCCATCTGTGAGCGGGTGTCCTGAGGACATTGTGCCTTAGTCATCCCCGAATTGCCCCTACTTCCACCAAGGCTGGAACAGGCCAAGGAGCCACATGGGAGCCTTCAGAGAGGTCTTGCTACAGAAAAGAGGAGGAGGGCATTCCTGGCAGACAGCACAGCCAAAGCAAAGGCAAGAAAGTGGAAAAGCACTTCCTGCACGCTGGGCCATGGGGAGGTGGCAGGGCTGCCACCGGATGCTGAAACCTCATGGAAGGCTGGCCAGGGTCTTACCTGCTTCTATGACCTTGAGGTCAAACTTGACCTTGGATGAGCCAGCAATGACTGCATAGGACCCCTGGTCGGCAGGGCCCACGTCCCGCACAGTCAGAGTGTGCCTCGTGCCCTCGGCGGCCAGGCTGTACTTGTCACTGGCGCTGATGTCACTGCCCCCTCGCTGCCAGCGCACCTTTACTCCTGACCGCTCTGTCTCGGCCTCGAACACGGCAGGGTTTCCGGTGGCCACCTCTGCTGACCTCGGCTTCTTGCTGAAGGCTGAGACTGAGACAAGCCCATGGAGGCTGCAGGAGCCCCTGACTGTCCCATGCACCCCGCCCCTGCAGCCTATCCTCCTAACTACGGTGATAAACACTTTAATCTATCACCTCATTGAATGGTCCCACGGTTCTGTGAAATAGATGCAATTATTAtgcccatttctcagatgaggacactgaggttcaaagaggttaagtgacttaacTAAGATCACTCAGCCAGGCCGTAGGAGAGCCAGAGCTGTGTTCCTAACCTCCACACAAGAATTCTACTAGATGTGTCTCTGGATACCCCACACTCCCCGCCAAGGGGAGCATGGGGGAGCCCAGCCCCCTCTCTCCCCTACAATCCAGGGCCCTTAGCATGAGGCAGGTATTCTGCCTACTTGAATGTGGCTAAATTTGTTCTCCAAGGGCCTCAGGCTGAGAATCAGCAACTGAGATAAACTTggcctgggaggggctgggggcctggatcCCTGCCCTGCATGACCTTGTAAGAGCACAGGCCAGGACCCGGTCCCTGGGCTATGACTTTCTCTGCCCTTGGCCCAGGATGGCCTTGGTCCTGGGGCCTCTTAACCGTCCTCTCCCAGAACAGACGGGCTGCATCACCTCAATGTGGGAGTCCCGCCTGGTGTGGGGGCCGCAGGGGTGCAGGCTCGTAAAGCAGAGAGTCTCACAGCTAGAGAGAACCAGCCCAACGCCTCCTTgtacagagagggaaactgaggccgggaGAGGTCACGGCCCTGCTCAAGAGCATTCAGCGAGATGAGCTCAAATCTAGACTGAACTTGGGCTCTTGCCTATGGCAGCCTTTTCCCAAAAGGCAAGCCCGGACTTAATCTTGCTAATCTTGGGGACAGGGATAGGGTCCTCTGGTGTGCCCTCACTCTATCAGAAGGATGGAAAAGAGAAACTAAGAGACAGGAAAAGACCTGGAAGACAGCCCCCACTCTCGGGAACTCACTCTGAAGCCTGCGTCCCTATTGTAGCTgtcccagccctccctgccccacacccgGCCCCGACCCCAAGCCTGGAGCTACCTGGCTTCTTCCCTGGCTCAGGCATCTTGAGAGAGGTCACACCAGGAACGGAGCAGACACAGGCCACCCGAAGAGGATCTGAGCAGGACCGTCCCTCCACACTATATAAagggccctccccctccccagaatTTCTTATCTGCCTCCTGCCTGGCCACCTGCTAAATATAGACAAATTCCAGGGAGCGAGGCTTTCCAGGGAGATAGCGGGGCCACATTGTTCCCCGATAGCTCCCGTCCCTTCCCCCTCTAGTCCAATATGATGGCTTCTGCCCCCCAAACCTTGGTGAGCCTCAGGGGTACCCCACAGCCTGTCTGTATGTCCACCTGGCGGAGAAATGGTGGAACGGATTGGTATGCACACAGATCCTGGGGCCGGGCCACCCCGAGTCCTGGCACTGCCCCTTCCTTCACCTCTGGACCTTAGTTCCCTTGTCCGTACAGTGGGGTGATGGTAGCAGCACCCACCGCGTAGGATTATTCCGAGTGAAGTGGGTTATAAATGAAAATGCTAGAGCAGGTGTCAGGCACGTAGAAAGGGCTGAATGACAATGCCTCTGCCACTGGGGCTCGCGGCGCCCTGGACTGGCCACGTGGAGTCCTGGGTGGGCTCAGGCCAGGGCCAGGAGGGCAGCCCCCAAAATATTGGGCGCTGGTGTCACCCAGGGGGAACGGTGCTGGGCCTGCAGGTGAGGACATGGGGCTAATCTTTAAATACACCCCAAAGTGGAAGTCAGAGGCAGAGCGGTCACAAGGATTCACACAAAAAATATTGCCAAAATTTTGTGCACCCCCCGCCACACTGTTCCTTAATGAacttctgcctccccctgccccacatcTGGGTCATCAGTGGCTGCacggaaagaagaaaattatgcGGGAATCTCTCCATGCAAGATCCAGTATCAGGAATGCTcatgtgccccccccaccccccatggcaGGAGGGAAGGATTCTCTACACAGGCAtcgctgcgggggggggggggacggccCCAATTTACCATTCCTTTCCACCCAGATTAGGATTAGGATTATTGGTCTCTGGCCCTGCCCACGGCTTTTCAACTACTTGTAACTGAATCACCTGCTCCTTAACCTTCTTTAAAGAGGACTGAGCACCACTTACCCTCTCCTGGGGCTTGGAGACCTGAGAAAGGAGGTCACAGGTCAACCCTCAGGGCAAGCAGGTGTTTGGAGGTGTTTGCCCtgatgccaccccacccccacccccccagtctGGGCTCTCTGAGGCCTGCTGGCTGCCTTGGGACGCTTCCTCATTCCCAGGCTGTCTTGTACCACACCTCGCTACTTACTGTTGGAAGCAAGATGCTGGAGGCTTCCAGGCTCCTCTTTTTCTGGGTCTCCCTTGTCGTGGACCAGAAGCCAGAGAGCATCAAGACACGAGCTGGAccctgggggtccctgctcaccaGCTCCCCATTCCAGACACAGCGGGGGAGGGGGCTTCCTGCCTTGTGTTGACCTAGCAGCCAGCATGCGGCAGGATCAGCTCGCCCCTCACccaactgtgtgaccttaggtgaCCTCAAGGTCATCACGTGACCTCTCCAAGACTCAGTTTCCCAGTCTATAAAAATGGGATGATATTTGACTTTGCCTCTCAAGCCTGACGTGTAATAAATGGCCGGAAAATCCAGTGTCGTGGCCTTGATTACGATCCTCATCCTCACGGGGGCCGTGACCTAGAGTTTAAAGCCTCActgaggcatttttaaaaagcccatttATCAGATACAGAGGACTTCTTACTGATTTATTCCCCTAAGAACAACCAAGGACTTCTCCCACCAGCTCTAACTCTGGGCTAGGCACCGTGTGTCATTGGTTCTGATGTCCTCGGCACCCAGCCCCGGGTGAGGTCCTCGGCAACCCCCGGAAGGACAAgcgagaaaaagagagatcagaTAGGGGCACCCAGACAAGACGCACAAAAAGATCGTAAAAGAGACTGTGCGCTACAGGAGAACTCACGGAGAATAACTTTAATAACTTTGCTCCTTGAGGACGCTAACGGGGAAGAGTTCGGGGAAAGGAGAGGCACTTAAGAAGAAAGGTTCCATGTACACAAATATAATGACTTCGCACTTCCAAGGCAGCACCCTGGGTCACACTAAGCAAGGCCGACCCCTCCCTGGGGTCAGACGCCCAGGTAGCCCACTGGAGCCGGGGCTGGAGTcctggtgggaggggaggagaggtgtGGGTTGCAGGCTTGGAGGAGGGAGTGGACGGGTGAGGCGAGGCCCGGCCCGCCGCAGTCCTGCCCCCGGCCCCTGGGAGCTTGCCTCCCTGTGTCCGGGCCAGGCGAGGGGTTAATGCTATGGCCAGCGGGGAGGCCTGGCGGGCCCAGTGGGGTCTGCGGGCCTGGGCTCAGTGGGGCGGGTGGCGCCGCTCGGCCAGGCTCCCACGGCCCAGCACCTCCCCGCTGA
The genomic region above belongs to Neovison vison isolate M4711 chromosome 7, ASM_NN_V1, whole genome shotgun sequence and contains:
- the MYBPC3 gene encoding myosin-binding protein C, cardiac-type; the protein is MPEPGKKPVSAFSKKPRSAEVATGNPAVFEAETERSGVKVRWQRGGSDISASDKYSLAAEGTRHTLTVRDVGPADQGSYAVIAGSSKVKFDLKVIEAEKAAPAPSPAPAPAEAPGAPGEALASATEERGSSPSPEGSSSAVPDASGAPDDPIGLFVMRPQDGEVTVGGSITFSARVAGASLLKPPTVKWFKGKWVDLSSKAGQHLQLHSSYDRASKVYLFELHITDAQATFAGGYRCEVSTKDKFDSCNFNLTVHEAVGPGELDLRSAFRRTSLAGSGRRISDSHEDAGTLDFSSLLKKSSSFRRDSRLEAPAEEDVWEILRQASPSEYERIAFQHGVTDLRGMLKRLKGMKRDEKKSTAFQKKLEPAYQVSKGHKIRLTVELADPDAEVKWLKNGQEIQMSGSKYIFESVGAKRTLTISQCSLADDAAYQCAVGGEKCSTELFVKEPPVLITRPLEDQLVMVGQRVEFECEVSEEGAQVKWLKDGVELTREETFKYRFKKDGRRHHLIINEATLEDAGHYALRTSGGRALAELIVQEKKLEVYQSIADLTVGAKDQAVFKCEVSDENVRGVWLKNGKELVPDSRIKVSHIGRVHKLTIDDVTPADEADYSFVPEGFACNLSAKLHFMEVKIDFVPRQEPPKIHLDCPGRKPDTIVVVAGNKLRLDVPISGDPAPTVIWQKSIPQKNKVPAGPAPDATGGAGASDEWVFDKKLLCETEGRVRVETTKDRSIFTVEGAEKEDEGVYTVTVKNPVGEDQVNLTVKVIDVPDAPAAPKISNVGEDSCMVQWEPPAYDGGQPILGYILERKKKKSYRWMRLNFDLLRELSHEARRMIEGVVYEMRVYAVNAIGMSRPSPASQPFMPIGPPSEPTHLAVEDVSDTTVSLKWRPPERVGAGGLDGYSVEYCREGCSEWTAALQGLTERTSMLVKDLPTGARLLFRVRAHNMAGPGAPVATKEAVTVQEILQRPRLQLPRHLRQTIQRKVGEPVNLLIPFQGKPRPQVTWTKEGQPLAGEEVSIRNSATDTILFIRAACRAHSGTYQVTLRIENMEDKATLVLQIVDKPSPPQDIRVVEAWGFNVALEWKPPQDDGNTEIWGYTVQKADKKTMEWFTVLEHYRRTHCVVSELIIGNGYYFRVFSHNMVGPSDKAATTKEPVFIPKPGITYEPPNYKALDFSEAPSFTRPLVNRSVIAGYNAILCCAVRGSPKPKISWFKNGLDLGEDARFRMFSKQGVLTLEIRKPCPFDGGIYVCRATNLQGEAQCECRLEVRVPQ